Proteins co-encoded in one Setaria viridis chromosome 9, Setaria_viridis_v4.0, whole genome shotgun sequence genomic window:
- the LOC117836614 gene encoding hexose carrier protein HEX6 translates to MEIEDAAAPAAGRVEYGGRVTPFLVLSCVPACCGGFLFGYDLGISGGVTSMNSFLKRFFPEVYRQKQDSKVSHYCQFNSELLTLFTSSLYIAGLVATLVASSITRKFGRRASMLIGGAFFIAGSVFGGAAVNVPMLLLNRILLGIGLGFTNQSIPLYLSEMAPPQYRGAINNGFELCLSLGILCANILNYFVVKIKAGWGWRISLSMAALPAAFLTMGAIFLPETPSFIIQHDGDADKARVLLQKLRGTESVQKELDDLVSASNLSRTTGYPFRNIFKRKYRPQLVIALLIPFFNQVTGINVINFYAPVMFRTIGLKENASLLSSLVTRLCATFANIVAIILVDRSGRRKLLLVGNIQMILSQFTVGAILAAKFKDHEEMDKDYAYLVLIIMSVFVAGYGWSWGPLTFLIPSEVCPLEIRSAGQSIVVAVTFLMTFVISQTFLAILCRIKSATFFVFGAWICLMTLFVYMFLPETKRLPMEQVKHVWRRHWFWKKIVREEQEEKKQAGTIALSSS, encoded by the exons ATGGAGATCGAGGATGCTGCTgctccggcggccggccgggtggAGTACGGCGGCCGCGTGACGCCGTTCCTGGTGCTGTCGTGCGTCCCCGCCTGCTGCGGCGGCTTCCTCTTCGGCTACGACCTCGGCATCTCCG GTGGTGTTACCTCAATGAACTCCTTCCTGAAGAGGTTCTTCCCGGAGGTGTACCGCCAGAAGCAGGACAGCAAAGTGAGTCACTACTGCCAGTTCAACAGCGAGCTCCTCACCCTGTTCACGTCGTCCCTGTACATAGCTGGCCTTGTGGCTACTCTGGTTGCATCATCCATCACAAGGAAGTTTGGTCGCCGAGCATCAATGCTGATTGGCGGCGCCTTCTTCATCGCAGGATCAGTGTTCGGTGGTGCAGCTGTTAATGTTCCTATGCTGCTCCTCAACCGAATTTTACTCGGAATAGGTCTCGGATTCACTAACCAG TCAATCCCATTGTACCTGTCAGAAATGGCGCCACCTCAATACCGTGGGGCAATCAACAATGGCTTTGAACTTTGCCTCAGCCTTGGAATTCTCTGTGCAAACATCCTCAACTATTTCGTTGTGAAAATTAAAGCAGGGTGGGGCTGGAGGATATCTCTGTCCATGGCTGCACTCCCTGCTGCATTCCTGACCATGGGTGCAATCTTCCTCCCTGAGACACCAAGCTTCATAATACAGCATGATGGTGATGCCGACAAGGCAAGGGTTCTTCTGCAAAAGCTGCGTGGAACGGAATCGGTCCAGAAGGAGCTTGATGACTTAGTCTCTGCTAGCAATCTCTCAAGGACAACCGGGTATCCATTCAGAAATATATTCAAGAGGAAGTACAGGCCACAATTGGTGATAGCACTGCTGATCCCTTTCTTCAATCAGGTCACTGGGATCAATGTGATAAACTTTTATGCTCCAGTTATGTTCAGGACAATAGGTCTCAAGGAGAACGCATCCCTCCTCTCTTCGCTGGTCACACGCCTCTGTGCAACATTTGCGAACATTGTAGCCATTATCCTGGTTGACAGGAGTGGGCGCAGGAAGCTTCTCCTCGTAGGCAATATCCAGATGATCTTGTCGCAGTTCACTGTGGGCGCAATTCTAGCTGCAAAGTTTAAGGACCATGAGGAAATGGACAAGGACTATGCATACCTAGTGTTGATCATAATGTCTGTGTTTGTTGCAGGCTATGGATGGTCTTGGGGGCCTCTCACATTCTTGATCCCTTCTGAGGTTTGTCCACTTGAGATTAGATCAGCAGGGCAGAGCATTGTAGTTGCTGTGACTTTCTTGATGACATTTGTGATCAGCCAGACATTTCTTGCGATCCTCTGTCGCATCAAGTCCGCGACGTTCTTTGTCTTTGGTGCATGGATCTGCTTGATGACTCTATTTGTTTATATGTTCCTTCCGGAGACAAAAAGGTTGCCCATGGAGCAGGTAAAGCATGTCTGGAGGAGGCACTGGTTCTGGAAGAAGATTGTGAGGGAAGAACAAGAGGAAAAGAAACAAGCAGGGACAATAGCTTTGTCGAGTTCCTAG